A single region of the Deltaproteobacteria bacterium genome encodes:
- a CDS encoding tetratricopeptide repeat protein — protein MLLRFILLVAILLISFLGYVAYLNHDTSVTLFLVKGRPLPASLPAVIMASFASGAFVVFMVGLVRDMVEGWKGLRKGKRVKKEESLQAEIATGLNLLAKGDPQGSRIHLSNALERDPENIELYARLSDTYAAEEMLEKAVGTLEKAGVMDPENEEILFKKARLYKQMGNPAMAVGALERILAADPSNLTAWRNLREIFLDGKDWKRLMEVQKRIVSHTKNGVDLPRERRLQTGLKYEYALSLTQGEDGKGLERAARLCKEIIKACRGFQPAYLLLGEIYQKQGRWVDAGRVLGRGFRITGGAVFLLHLEDLYLKRNDSKTLLKIYRRILENNPGRAIISLLYSRLCLKLNMLDEAMDELVEMGKRQESDPSFQGLMAEVYAQKGQAEAAVQEYRRVLELTGCLVPGFVCESCGRESRQWMGRCPSCNQWGTYRLHGEEDVARPGEA, from the coding sequence GTGTTACTGAGATTCATCCTGCTCGTGGCGATTCTCTTGATCTCCTTTCTCGGGTATGTGGCATACCTGAATCATGACACCTCTGTCACCCTCTTTCTCGTTAAGGGAAGACCACTGCCTGCTTCTCTCCCGGCCGTCATCATGGCTTCCTTTGCCTCAGGCGCTTTTGTAGTGTTCATGGTGGGCCTTGTTCGGGATATGGTTGAAGGCTGGAAGGGCCTGAGAAAGGGCAAGAGAGTGAAAAAGGAGGAGAGCCTTCAGGCAGAAATTGCCACGGGACTGAATCTCCTTGCGAAGGGTGATCCTCAGGGTAGCAGAATCCATCTGTCCAATGCCCTGGAAAGGGACCCTGAAAATATCGAGCTCTATGCCAGGCTGAGCGACACCTACGCCGCCGAGGAGATGTTGGAGAAGGCAGTAGGGACCCTTGAGAAAGCAGGGGTGATGGATCCGGAAAACGAAGAGATCCTTTTCAAGAAGGCACGACTTTACAAACAGATGGGCAATCCGGCCATGGCCGTCGGTGCCCTTGAAAGGATTCTCGCTGCAGATCCGAGCAACCTGACTGCCTGGAGGAATCTGAGGGAGATCTTTCTGGACGGGAAAGATTGGAAACGGCTCATGGAGGTACAAAAGCGGATCGTGAGCCATACCAAGAACGGAGTAGATCTTCCCCGGGAGAGGCGCCTCCAGACCGGGCTGAAGTATGAGTACGCCCTATCACTGACGCAGGGTGAAGACGGGAAAGGGCTGGAAAGGGCCGCCAGGCTCTGCAAGGAGATCATCAAGGCCTGCAGGGGATTCCAACCGGCCTACCTCCTGCTTGGAGAGATCTACCAGAAGCAGGGCCGGTGGGTTGATGCCGGAAGAGTCCTGGGCAGGGGTTTTCGCATAACCGGCGGTGCCGTGTTTCTCCTCCACCTCGAGGATCTTTACCTGAAAAGGAACGACTCGAAGACGCTCCTCAAGATCTACAGGCGGATCCTGGAAAACAACCCTGGAAGGGCGATCATCTCCCTCCTCTACTCCCGGCTCTGCCTGAAGCTGAACATGCTGGACGAGGCGATGGATGAACTCGTCGAGATGGGGAAACGTCAAGAGAGCGACCCGTCCTTTCAAGGCCTGATGGCCGAGGTTTATGCACAGAAGGGACAGGCCGAGGCGGCGGTCCAGGAATACAGAAGGGTGCTGGAACTCACGGGCTGCCTTGTTCCCGGTTTTGTGTGTGAATCCTGCGGTCGAGAGTCCAGACAGTGGATGGGCCGCTGCCCTTCGTGTAATCAATGGGGTACCTATCGGCTTCACGGAGAAGAGGATGTAGCCCGCCCGGGCGAGGCATGA
- a CDS encoding ComF family protein — MRLAVKGLVDFVFPPECSICGCPVDPACPHSLCPSCLSKIAFVLPPLCVRCGVPFSSPAQESHLCGRCLRGKILYRRARALALFSGPMRTAIHAFKYENKTYLARALAGLTKESPVPFHIDRYDILVPVPLHKNRLRKRGYNQSLLLARELGRLFAVPVGERVLRKTRDSAPQVELTGTEREKNVKGVFSLGRGRAEGAVLLVDDVLTTGATVNECARTLLEGGARTVDVFTVARAV; from the coding sequence TTGAGGCTCGCCGTCAAGGGTCTCGTCGATTTTGTATTCCCCCCCGAGTGTTCCATCTGTGGCTGCCCGGTCGACCCTGCCTGCCCCCACTCTCTCTGCCCCTCGTGCCTGTCAAAGATCGCTTTCGTTCTTCCACCTCTCTGTGTCAGGTGCGGCGTCCCCTTTTCCTCCCCCGCACAGGAGAGTCACCTCTGCGGACGGTGTCTCAGAGGGAAAATCCTCTATCGCAGGGCCAGGGCCCTGGCTCTCTTTTCGGGCCCTATGAGAACGGCCATTCATGCCTTCAAGTACGAAAACAAGACCTACCTTGCCAGGGCCCTGGCCGGCCTCACCAAGGAAAGCCCCGTCCCTTTCCATATCGACCGGTACGACATTCTCGTACCCGTTCCTCTCCACAAGAACCGCCTCAGGAAAAGGGGGTACAACCAGTCCCTGCTACTCGCCAGGGAACTCGGCCGCCTCTTTGCCGTGCCCGTGGGCGAGAGGGTGCTGAGGAAAACCCGGGACTCCGCCCCTCAGGTGGAACTTACAGGGACCGAGAGGGAGAAAAACGTGAAGGGTGTCTTCTCCCTCGGGCGGGGGCGGGCAGAAGGAGCCGTACTGCTGGTCGACGACGTTTTGACCACAGGCGCCACGGTCAACGAATGTGCAAGAACCCTACTCGAGGGTGGGGCCAGGACGGTGGACGTCTTTACCGTTGCCAGAGCCGTTTGA
- a CDS encoding AsmA-like C-terminal domain-containing protein: protein MRRQTINLLLLITCLVLLFVTLIPLFLGYYLAPRITQNILKKEIEEFFQKKAEVGRSGLTILGGFGIEYRDVRVPGPDGKDFFRVSRFRLQPSIRSLILGRLRWKRIVLRNPSIRLVRTSKGKITPEGKGREECKTGEKDPCGKLLAAVSHLPSQLSIQGGRILFTDHALAGKAFVTEVENIEATSQRISQGKALSLHIKGRVAGGRREEFSISTRISGIEEPLDIHRLGFAVSFQARAIDLRRMWPYLRRVVPFETMKGLLDLKLEWKGRPESFQSSGEVKIRSCRFTLPALYTAPIRLKEGSLRYDLEYKQQVAHISRLVLKVPHISVSGAGSISKSRRGAPAVSLVFTTKKTPLRALRPYLPDLLIPRRVLGLLKDRRFRGSFRLEKVKLDGVWTDLAPGTIRKRPGTLSLRLKVSGASVPVDSKLPPLRDVSGLITLRRDRLGLSGFHGRFRQSRLTLDGSVSRLYSDPAMAVAFKGDLDLKGLLPLLKGEAMPQEVRKALQPIAAIHGRARIEGKIRHRFSRFSDLAYQTRISLKGARLRISGIPSPLTHMEGEIRCTEKEILFSRFKWRMGGAPCHGHASVRGYVKRFHDRVTVSRGMRISLDMGSEELKVDELLPKGGGGKIRIDPDSIWLNSTVTAKMSIARGSLGGLHFANFITAFTLKRGLLRFRRFQAEIPGGFIRSGGWVRLKSGGGISFKVTPTIHRMDLAGAVPSPKGRRSFLSGRLNLEGVLVGRGDSAEGIVRSLAGDLRLMAEDGSLHGLRGHPDQSIPYNRVTGRILIEKGIASTRDLYLDGDVVSMTLGGWVDLNGRSLDLRIGVRPLQTMDRILSNVPVAGWLLAGKDRSILTFCYRLRGRFNDFELKSISPQNAGPGSH, encoded by the coding sequence TTGAGAAGACAGACCATCAATCTCCTTCTTCTCATTACCTGTCTTGTTCTTCTTTTTGTCACCCTGATCCCCCTCTTCCTTGGTTACTACTTGGCCCCAAGGATCACCCAGAATATCCTCAAGAAGGAGATCGAGGAATTCTTCCAGAAAAAGGCCGAAGTCGGGCGCTCGGGCCTCACCATCTTAGGAGGATTCGGGATCGAGTACCGAGACGTAAGGGTACCCGGCCCTGACGGGAAGGACTTCTTCCGTGTGAGCAGGTTTCGCCTCCAGCCTTCCATAAGATCCTTGATCCTGGGCAGGCTCAGGTGGAAGCGCATCGTCCTCAGGAACCCATCGATCCGCCTGGTTCGGACCTCCAAGGGGAAAATCACCCCCGAGGGAAAAGGCAGGGAAGAATGCAAAACCGGAGAGAAGGACCCTTGCGGAAAACTCCTGGCAGCGGTGAGTCATCTGCCTTCTCAACTCTCGATTCAAGGGGGCAGAATCCTCTTCACGGATCATGCACTCGCGGGGAAAGCATTTGTGACGGAAGTGGAGAACATCGAAGCCACCTCCCAGAGGATCTCTCAGGGAAAGGCCCTCTCTCTCCATATCAAGGGGAGGGTCGCAGGGGGCAGGAGGGAGGAATTCTCCATATCAACAAGGATCAGCGGCATAGAGGAGCCGTTGGACATACACCGGCTGGGATTTGCCGTCTCCTTCCAGGCCCGGGCCATCGATCTACGCCGAATGTGGCCCTACCTCCGGAGGGTTGTTCCTTTCGAAACGATGAAGGGCCTTCTCGATCTTAAGCTCGAGTGGAAAGGAAGGCCTGAATCGTTCCAATCCTCAGGAGAGGTAAAGATTCGAAGCTGCCGCTTCACCTTGCCCGCTCTTTACACGGCCCCGATAAGGCTGAAGGAGGGATCGCTCCGCTACGATCTCGAATACAAACAGCAGGTCGCCCATATCTCCCGATTGGTCCTCAAGGTACCACACATTTCGGTCAGCGGGGCAGGATCGATCAGTAAGAGCCGTCGCGGTGCTCCGGCCGTCTCACTGGTATTTACCACGAAGAAGACCCCGTTGAGAGCCCTCAGGCCCTATCTACCAGACCTCCTGATTCCCCGGAGGGTGCTCGGTCTCTTGAAGGACCGCAGGTTCCGCGGGTCTTTCCGGTTGGAAAAGGTCAAACTAGATGGCGTGTGGACCGACTTGGCCCCAGGGACGATCCGAAAAAGGCCCGGCACGCTCTCCCTCCGCCTGAAGGTCAGCGGCGCGAGCGTCCCTGTCGATTCGAAGCTCCCCCCCTTAAGGGACGTCTCGGGTCTTATCACCCTCCGGAGAGACCGGCTCGGTCTTAGCGGCTTTCATGGGAGGTTTCGCCAGTCCCGGCTGACACTCGATGGATCTGTTTCCCGCCTGTACTCTGACCCGGCAATGGCCGTCGCCTTCAAAGGAGATCTGGATCTCAAGGGCCTGCTTCCCCTTCTCAAGGGAGAAGCCATGCCCCAGGAGGTTAGAAAGGCTCTCCAACCAATAGCCGCCATCCACGGAAGGGCCAGAATAGAAGGGAAAATCAGGCACAGGTTCAGTCGTTTCTCCGACCTGGCATACCAGACACGGATCTCCCTTAAAGGCGCCCGACTCAGGATAAGCGGCATCCCCTCCCCGCTCACCCATATGGAGGGAGAGATCCGGTGCACCGAGAAAGAGATTCTCTTCTCCCGTTTCAAATGGAGAATGGGAGGTGCTCCCTGTCATGGTCATGCCTCGGTGCGGGGTTATGTGAAGAGATTCCACGACAGGGTTACCGTCTCAAGGGGGATGAGGATCTCCCTCGACATGGGATCCGAAGAGCTTAAGGTCGATGAGCTTCTCCCCAAGGGCGGAGGGGGAAAGATCCGGATCGATCCGGACTCGATCTGGCTGAACTCCACGGTAACCGCCAAAATGAGCATTGCACGGGGATCCCTTGGGGGACTCCACTTTGCAAATTTCATCACCGCCTTCACCTTGAAAAGGGGACTCCTGAGATTCCGGAGGTTCCAGGCCGAGATACCCGGCGGGTTCATCAGATCCGGAGGATGGGTCCGTCTGAAGTCCGGAGGGGGAATCTCTTTCAAGGTAACCCCGACGATCCACAGAATGGACCTTGCCGGAGCCGTCCCTTCGCCCAAGGGTCGGAGGAGCTTTCTCTCGGGAAGATTGAACCTCGAAGGAGTGCTGGTAGGCAGGGGAGATTCGGCGGAAGGGATAGTACGGTCTCTCGCCGGGGACCTCAGGCTAATGGCAGAAGACGGCAGCCTCCACGGACTCAGGGGCCACCCCGACCAGAGCATTCCTTACAACCGAGTAACCGGTCGAATTCTCATCGAGAAGGGAATCGCCTCCACCAGAGACCTCTATCTCGACGGCGATGTGGTCAGCATGACCCTGGGCGGCTGGGTCGACCTCAACGGTCGGAGCCTCGACCTCCGTATCGGGGTTCGCCCCCTTCAGACAATGGACAGGATTCTCAGCAACGTCCCGGTGGCCGGTTGGCTCCTGGCGGGCAAAGATAGGAGCATCCTCACTTTCTGCTATCGTTTGAGGGGCCGGTTCAATGACTTCGAGTTGAAAAGCATCTCGCCTCAAAACGCCGGACCCGGGTCACACTGA
- a CDS encoding GGDEF domain-containing protein — MEERELLEEIDRLRRENRALRQTMKELEELKDHYRETARDLKAARERMKQLSITDDLTEIYNYRYFMEALDLELRRAIRYEYPISLMMVDIDHFKTYNDTHGHVAGDRVLREIARVMKATVRHTDILARYGGEEFAGILIKTKLDEACQIAERVRRAVKSRTIEHEGSQPAGRLTVSIGISTLTSQVSSVKGLIETADEALYEAKRKGRNRVAISQSAISEMPTWTVEDQGEIDRTEVDDSARHSRDYSQG; from the coding sequence ATGGAAGAAAGAGAGCTTCTCGAGGAAATAGACCGGCTCAGACGGGAGAACCGGGCGCTCCGGCAAACGATGAAGGAGCTGGAGGAATTGAAGGACCATTACAGGGAGACTGCCCGGGACCTCAAGGCTGCCAGGGAGCGAATGAAGCAACTCTCCATAACGGACGACCTGACCGAGATCTACAATTACCGGTATTTCATGGAGGCCCTGGATCTGGAGTTGAGGCGGGCAATCCGGTACGAGTATCCCATCTCCCTCATGATGGTGGATATCGACCATTTCAAGACTTACAATGATACCCATGGGCACGTGGCAGGCGACAGGGTCCTGAGGGAGATCGCCAGGGTTATGAAGGCCACGGTTCGCCACACCGATATACTTGCCCGGTATGGTGGTGAGGAGTTCGCCGGCATCCTCATCAAAACCAAGCTGGACGAGGCCTGCCAGATCGCCGAGCGGGTCAGAAGGGCCGTAAAAAGCCGTACCATTGAACACGAGGGCAGCCAACCAGCGGGCCGCTTGACCGTCAGCATTGGGATCAGCACCCTAACGTCCCAGGTTTCTTCTGTAAAGGGGCTCATCGAGACCGCCGATGAGGCCCTTTACGAGGCCAAGAGGAAGGGAAGAAACCGGGTGGCCATCAGCCAATCCGCCATCTCCGAGATGCCCACATGGACGGTGGAAGATCAAGGCGAAATCGATAGAACAGAAGTCGATGATTCTGCCCGTCACAGCAGGGATTATTCTCAGGGATAA
- a CDS encoding NUDIX domain-containing protein — protein sequence MILPVTAGIILRDNRVLVVQRRPGSRRGLLWEFPGGKVEPDENPRQSLKRELEEEVGIEVEVGRRFEMVYQPYPDMRILLMSYLCRLVRGEPRPLHCHRIRWVTGEELNRLPMAKADILLRNALCVVGGFLDSSPGKGHEHRLSRSC from the coding sequence ATGATTCTGCCCGTCACAGCAGGGATTATTCTCAGGGATAACAGGGTTCTCGTAGTCCAGCGAAGACCCGGCTCTCGCCGCGGGCTTTTGTGGGAATTTCCTGGGGGAAAGGTCGAACCGGACGAAAATCCCAGGCAGTCTCTCAAGAGGGAGCTCGAGGAGGAAGTCGGGATCGAGGTGGAGGTGGGCAGGCGGTTTGAGATGGTATACCAGCCATACCCGGACATGAGGATCCTGCTCATGAGCTATCTCTGCCGCCTGGTCCGCGGTGAACCCCGGCCGCTCCACTGCCACAGGATCAGATGGGTGACAGGGGAGGAGCTTAACAGGCTCCCTATGGCCAAGGCAGATATTCTTCTCAGAAATGCCCTTTGTGTCGTGGGCGGCTTCCTTGATTCATCCCCCGGGAAGGGCCATGAACACCGCCTCTCGAGATCCTGCTGA
- a CDS encoding Rne/Rng family ribonuclease — protein sequence MLINAAQTGECRVAIVEGENLVDFNIETTVREKSKGNIYSGIVTHIEPSFQAAFVDYGAKRHGFLSLSEVNPQYYEKQVPPGERPRIQDVLSRGQKLIVQVVKEEMSNKGAALTTNISLPGRYVVLMPGTESYGVSRKIEDERQRERLLNILKEFNHPEGIGFIVRTAGADKSKRELFRECGYLVRLWESIQAKMRELPVPSLLYQESHLMIQSIREYFTKDMEVLVDDKEVYRQIKDFFRQVMPQYQRRVKLYQEKKPLFARFNLEEQIEAIYARKVPLKSGGSICIDPTEALVSIDVNSGRLGKSKSIEQTALNTNLEAAEEIARQLRLRDLGGLIVIDFIDMKDRKHNLAVERCLRNALKKDKAKTDVSKISKFGLLEMSRQRLKTPLAEESYTVCLYCDGRGRVKSTESLSLTVLRKILDRVIEGDVGIVKGIFSRPVASYLLNQKRKELSDIEKEFHLHIWFTGQWEMAPDQYVLEFVTRDKLEGLEEKELEKESRPVPSEQPPLPSLPRLIEEEMKKPWYRKIFGRF from the coding sequence ATGCTTATTAACGCCGCCCAGACGGGGGAGTGCCGTGTGGCCATCGTCGAGGGTGAAAACCTGGTAGATTTCAACATAGAGACCACTGTCCGCGAGAAATCCAAGGGCAATATCTACAGCGGGATTGTCACCCACATCGAGCCGAGCTTCCAGGCGGCCTTTGTGGACTACGGGGCAAAACGCCATGGTTTTCTCTCCCTTTCCGAGGTAAACCCCCAGTACTACGAGAAGCAGGTCCCACCCGGGGAGAGGCCCAGGATCCAGGACGTTCTCAGCCGCGGCCAGAAGCTCATCGTACAGGTGGTCAAGGAGGAGATGTCGAACAAGGGGGCCGCCCTCACGACCAACATCTCCCTTCCCGGCAGGTATGTCGTCCTCATGCCCGGAACAGAAAGCTACGGGGTTTCTCGTAAGATCGAGGACGAACGGCAGCGGGAACGCCTGCTGAACATTCTTAAAGAGTTCAACCATCCCGAGGGTATCGGCTTTATCGTGAGGACTGCTGGGGCGGACAAGAGCAAGCGGGAGCTTTTCAGGGAGTGTGGATACCTGGTACGTCTCTGGGAGAGCATACAGGCCAAAATGCGAGAACTTCCCGTACCTTCCCTCCTCTACCAGGAGAGTCACCTCATGATCCAATCCATCCGGGAGTACTTCACCAAGGATATGGAAGTCCTGGTGGATGACAAGGAGGTATACCGGCAGATAAAGGATTTCTTCCGCCAGGTAATGCCCCAATACCAGCGTAGGGTAAAACTCTACCAGGAAAAGAAACCTCTTTTCGCACGATTCAACCTGGAAGAGCAGATCGAGGCGATTTACGCAAGGAAGGTTCCCCTAAAATCGGGAGGAAGCATCTGCATCGATCCGACTGAGGCTCTGGTCTCTATCGATGTCAACTCGGGCAGGCTCGGAAAATCCAAAAGCATCGAACAGACCGCCCTGAACACCAATCTGGAGGCTGCAGAGGAGATAGCCCGTCAACTCAGGCTGAGGGATCTGGGGGGACTCATCGTCATCGACTTCATCGATATGAAGGACCGGAAGCATAACCTGGCCGTGGAGCGATGTCTTCGCAACGCGTTGAAGAAGGACAAGGCCAAGACCGATGTATCAAAGATATCCAAGTTCGGCCTCTTGGAGATGTCAAGGCAGAGGCTGAAGACCCCTCTTGCCGAGGAGAGCTACACGGTCTGCCTTTACTGTGACGGCAGGGGCAGGGTGAAATCGACCGAATCCCTCTCCCTCACGGTCTTGAGAAAGATACTGGACCGCGTTATCGAGGGCGATGTAGGTATAGTCAAGGGGATCTTCTCCAGGCCTGTGGCCTCTTATCTGCTCAACCAGAAGCGGAAGGAACTCAGCGACATTGAAAAGGAGTTCCACCTCCATATCTGGTTTACGGGCCAGTGGGAGATGGCTCCGGATCAATACGTTCTGGAGTTTGTCACGCGAGACAAGCTGGAGGGATTGGAAGAGAAGGAGCTAGAAAAGGAGTCCCGACCCGTGCCTTCCGAACAGCCACCCCTCCCCTCTCTTCCCAGGCTCATCGAGGAAGAGATGAAAAAGCCCTGGTACCGTAAGATCTTCGGACGATTCTAA
- a CDS encoding dihydroxy-acid dehydratase gives MRDQNGKHEFLQSVENARARALIKAMGYTTEDLRRPRIGVANSWGETSPGHIHLRSVAESVKAGIWQAGGAPFEFNSFAMCVMSVGRHGIRYDTPTRDIIAAEVEASTWLHMFDGLVLISGCDKNVPGHLLAAARLGMPAIMVPGGPMNAGRFRGQDVDTTTLDAECWAYGVEEPRVSRQEIDLLEDAVCPGAGACALLGTANTMQCLAEGLGMALPGAGTAPAVSAKRLWLAKESGRQIVRLVERGTTSSEIITRESLVNAVRLLHAIGGSTNAIVHLLALAYEMGLDEEVDLALFEQCGRETPCIAAVRPSGPYTVTDFDEAGGVQAVMKRIEPLLDTGVMTVTGKTLAANLKGLVVPDSPVIREIDDPVAREGLAVLRGNLANSAVVRPTVIPEDMMRHRGPARVFDSQEEALEALRLKNVRPGDVVIVRYEGPRGGPGLTEVFKVIGYMRALGLEKQCALVTDGKISGFAKGPFICQVSPEAAEGGPLAVVREGDTIEIDIPERRLNIDIEPEELRRRIDRWQPPAPRVVDGFLTVYARLANPVEKGAGINLRLQP, from the coding sequence ATGAGAGATCAAAATGGGAAGCACGAGTTCTTGCAGTCCGTTGAGAATGCGCGGGCGAGGGCCTTGATCAAGGCCATGGGCTACACAACGGAAGATCTCAGGAGGCCGCGAATCGGCGTGGCCAATTCGTGGGGTGAGACCAGCCCGGGCCACATACATCTGAGGTCAGTTGCCGAATCCGTCAAAGCCGGCATATGGCAGGCTGGAGGGGCCCCTTTCGAGTTCAACAGCTTTGCCATGTGTGTCATGTCGGTGGGCAGACACGGGATCAGGTACGACACGCCCACCAGGGACATCATCGCCGCCGAGGTGGAGGCTTCGACCTGGCTCCACATGTTTGACGGCCTGGTGTTGATATCCGGGTGCGACAAGAACGTTCCGGGCCACCTGCTGGCTGCGGCAAGGCTCGGCATGCCGGCCATCATGGTTCCCGGAGGCCCGATGAACGCGGGAAGGTTCAGAGGGCAGGATGTCGATACTACCACCCTGGATGCCGAATGCTGGGCTTACGGTGTGGAAGAGCCCCGGGTTTCCAGGCAGGAGATCGATCTGCTGGAAGATGCGGTGTGCCCGGGGGCCGGTGCGTGTGCGCTTCTGGGAACAGCCAATACGATGCAGTGCCTGGCGGAGGGGCTCGGTATGGCTCTGCCAGGAGCCGGGACCGCTCCCGCGGTTTCGGCAAAACGGCTGTGGCTTGCCAAGGAGTCAGGGCGGCAGATCGTTCGACTTGTGGAAAGGGGCACCACCTCTTCGGAGATCATTACCAGAGAGAGTCTTGTCAACGCGGTGCGCCTTCTCCATGCGATCGGGGGTTCGACCAATGCCATCGTCCATCTTCTGGCTCTGGCTTATGAGATGGGACTGGATGAGGAGGTCGATCTGGCACTTTTTGAGCAATGCGGCCGGGAGACCCCCTGTATTGCGGCCGTACGGCCGAGCGGGCCCTATACGGTGACTGATTTCGACGAGGCCGGGGGTGTCCAGGCTGTGATGAAGAGGATCGAGCCCCTGCTCGACACGGGAGTTATGACGGTCACCGGGAAGACTCTGGCCGCCAATCTGAAGGGCCTTGTCGTGCCGGACTCTCCTGTCATAAGGGAGATAGACGACCCGGTGGCCAGAGAAGGACTTGCAGTCTTGCGGGGGAATCTGGCCAATTCCGCCGTGGTGAGACCCACCGTCATTCCTGAAGACATGATGCGACACAGGGGGCCGGCCAGGGTTTTTGACAGCCAGGAGGAGGCGCTGGAGGCCCTGAGGCTCAAGAACGTCAGGCCCGGTGATGTGGTGATTGTCCGCTATGAAGGACCGAGAGGCGGCCCGGGTCTTACAGAGGTCTTCAAGGTCATCGGCTACATGAGAGCATTGGGCCTGGAGAAGCAATGCGCCCTGGTAACGGACGGTAAGATATCCGGTTTTGCAAAAGGTCCCTTCATCTGTCAGGTCTCCCCCGAGGCGGCCGAAGGGGGCCCCTTGGCTGTGGTCCGGGAGGGCGACACCATAGAGATCGATATCCCTGAGCGGAGACTCAATATCGATATAGAACCCGAGGAGCTCCGGCGCCGGATCGATCGGTGGCAGCCTCCTGCTCCTCGTGTAGTCGATGGTTTCCTGACGGTCTACGCGCGACTTGCGAATCCCGTGGAGAAAGGGGCAGGCATCAATCTGCGCCTCCAACCGTAA
- a CDS encoding extracellular solute-binding protein — protein sequence MARRRGINRRDFLKGAAGAAVVGMGSTLLPKRTQAATRTLNIWHTEASDISVKAVQKVCDRFEQLHPGVKAVQQGIGWSSLGPKLYTSIAAGNPPDICQIQPYHYRSLQKKGELVPVDDVYRHLGVDNIFEAVRNIPYFDGHWWGISHEVGCPVLLIRKDIATEAGFKVPEDVTQPMFKTWDEEIEYLEAVTKPKKRQWGMSLPGTGYFLQEHCGRWVGSNGGSFYDEKWNPVFHKEPFIEVLEFIRTLSDKKVVPPDWLSQSWLGMIVEICTGKTTLIDHGYGRIAGSINKYAPGKASEEYFYPIWRPVGPMGTKPYTDLDAELWVIFSKSKVQDLAMEWLKLFYSRDLYLNYIAAYPVHMYPITKSLASDPGYKSLPELKIWPHWVSQQAAYIKRGEALPVGVYAPHELQIPFLAEVFDSGIIVDEIMSVVQGRRKAKEAGRRISDRVNTLLTDLGYPVPDPIRAEKKA from the coding sequence ATGGCTCGTAGAAGGGGAATCAACAGGAGAGACTTTCTGAAGGGTGCCGCCGGTGCGGCGGTCGTTGGGATGGGTTCTACCCTGTTGCCGAAGCGTACGCAGGCCGCGACTCGTACACTCAACATATGGCATACCGAGGCTTCCGACATTTCGGTCAAGGCGGTCCAGAAGGTCTGTGACCGTTTTGAGCAATTGCATCCCGGGGTCAAGGCCGTCCAGCAGGGAATCGGATGGAGCAGCCTGGGACCCAAGCTCTACACCAGCATTGCGGCCGGCAACCCTCCTGATATCTGCCAAATCCAGCCGTATCACTACAGGTCCTTGCAGAAGAAGGGTGAATTGGTGCCAGTGGATGACGTCTACCGCCATCTGGGGGTCGATAACATCTTCGAAGCCGTAAGGAATATCCCGTACTTTGACGGCCACTGGTGGGGCATTTCGCACGAGGTGGGCTGTCCCGTGCTGCTTATTAGGAAGGACATCGCCACCGAAGCGGGATTCAAGGTACCCGAGGACGTCACTCAGCCGATGTTCAAGACATGGGACGAGGAGATAGAGTACCTGGAAGCCGTTACTAAACCCAAGAAGCGGCAGTGGGGGATGAGTCTCCCCGGGACCGGGTATTTCCTCCAGGAGCACTGCGGAAGGTGGGTCGGCTCGAACGGCGGGAGTTTCTACGACGAGAAGTGGAACCCCGTTTTCCACAAAGAGCCTTTTATCGAAGTGCTTGAATTCATAAGGACCCTTTCCGACAAGAAAGTCGTACCCCCTGACTGGCTGAGTCAATCCTGGCTGGGCATGATCGTCGAGATCTGCACAGGAAAGACCACCCTGATCGATCACGGCTATGGGAGAATTGCCGGTTCCATCAACAAGTACGCTCCCGGCAAGGCATCGGAAGAGTATTTCTACCCCATCTGGCGCCCTGTCGGCCCCATGGGCACAAAGCCCTATACAGATCTCGATGCTGAACTCTGGGTGATCTTCTCCAAGTCCAAGGTTCAAGATCTGGCCATGGAGTGGCTCAAGCTGTTCTACAGCCGAGATCTCTACCTTAACTATATCGCGGCATACCCGGTACACATGTATCCCATTACCAAATCTCTTGCAAGCGACCCGGGATACAAGTCTCTCCCTGAACTGAAGATATGGCCCCACTGGGTAAGCCAGCAAGCCGCGTACATAAAAAGAGGAGAGGCCCTGCCCGTGGGGGTGTATGCTCCTCATGAGTTGCAGATCCCCTTCCTCGCCGAGGTCTTCGATTCGGGGATCATCGTCGACGAGATCATGTCCGTCGTCCAGGGCAGGCGAAAAGCCAAGGAGGCAGGACGGAGGATCTCTGACCGAGTGAACACCCTCCTAACGGATCTCGGCTATCCTGTTCCTGATCCCATTAGAGCCGAGAAGAAGGCTTAG